The following coding sequences are from one Nitrospirae bacterium YQR-1 window:
- a CDS encoding AAA family ATPase, translating to MMTTLRNITITGIRGIHDTISIDLKTNQSLLIYGDNGSGKSSIADAIEWFYHDRIDHLSKEEIGLNGIPALRNRFLSDDETATLGIEYSDSALNSTKSLSTKNNKFSSLYSNTNKSFDSYRVASKNENLILRYRDLVRFIYLRKKDKLDELSSIIGFGELVEIRSVLLKVLNDITKLLKNSRFDDKINQGQSQLLQQVNQSIQNDAQYFSAIQNLIEPLGLSIKVTDKKSIDDALGKIRQPENKDDILLQASYEKAITLISNITSSLKSISVPYTTLLSKHQSISGSIENIKNLRLENLLNEGFKLINEAFFDEDRCPLCLQSKNRSELLDEIKFRINELSELKKAKEELKGLQQDVVNLVNHVLSEISSLKAEKCILLKENTKHIEMFNQIHEAIISNLQEIEGDILGKAISNNLFKVNLDTIVKVSTDFATQKKQIFEKRKDDKKFEITTKITIARQLYDGIVKLRAEEKILKDQQQTFDALYREFIKRQKEGFVAFLDAISREINDLYLFMNKDEKVDEIQLIPIGVGDDFDGITYQFKFHGDVVTPPDKYLSESHLNCLGICLFLTSVKAFNKRNKFFILDDVISSFDKNHRIRFANLLVEKFADYQILLLTHEEDWFEFIARMVKGKGWKIHNIKWEVNQGASIEIPLTDVKAKIEHKLTNKDKDGLGNLIRKYLEGILKDISYSLEVSVKFRFNDKNESRMSNELLSEIRSHINKKLPEIKEHPIFGRLEASNFLGNKTSHDNDFQESIPDLQAFYDDVIALEALFICDKCKKLVAVTYLDTVNGKIRCSCGNINYNCR from the coding sequence ATGATGACTACTCTTCGAAACATCACAATAACAGGAATTCGTGGAATTCATGATACTATCTCTATAGATTTGAAGACGAACCAATCACTGTTAATTTATGGAGATAACGGAAGCGGTAAAAGCTCCATCGCCGATGCAATTGAATGGTTCTATCACGATAGAATTGACCATTTATCAAAAGAGGAAATTGGACTTAATGGTATCCCTGCATTAAGAAATAGATTTCTGTCTGATGATGAAACTGCAACGCTTGGAATTGAATATTCTGACAGTGCACTTAATTCAACCAAGTCACTTTCTACTAAAAATAATAAATTCAGCTCCTTATATTCTAATACTAACAAATCGTTTGACTCATATCGGGTCGCATCAAAAAATGAGAATTTAATCTTAAGATATAGGGACTTAGTGCGATTCATTTATCTGAGAAAAAAAGATAAACTGGATGAGCTTTCATCAATAATTGGCTTTGGTGAATTGGTAGAAATAAGAAGCGTTTTGCTTAAAGTATTAAATGATATCACGAAATTATTAAAAAACAGTAGATTTGATGATAAAATAAATCAAGGCCAATCTCAGCTACTTCAACAGGTTAATCAATCAATCCAAAATGATGCTCAATATTTTAGTGCTATTCAGAACCTTATCGAACCCTTGGGATTATCAATTAAGGTAACGGATAAAAAGAGCATAGATGATGCTCTTGGAAAAATAAGGCAACCGGAAAATAAGGACGATATCCTATTACAGGCATCGTATGAAAAAGCAATAACTCTAATATCAAATATTACATCTTCTTTAAAAAGTATTTCAGTACCTTACACTACGCTTTTGTCAAAACATCAATCAATTTCGGGTAGCATTGAAAATATCAAGAATTTAAGACTTGAAAACCTTCTTAATGAAGGGTTTAAGCTTATTAATGAGGCCTTCTTTGATGAAGATAGATGCCCTCTTTGCTTACAGAGTAAAAACAGATCAGAGCTACTGGATGAAATTAAATTTAGGATCAATGAACTTTCTGAATTAAAGAAAGCGAAAGAAGAATTAAAAGGGCTACAGCAAGATGTTGTTAATCTTGTCAATCATGTCCTGTCAGAAATATCCTCGCTTAAAGCTGAAAAATGTATACTCTTAAAGGAAAACACAAAACATATAGAAATGTTTAATCAAATCCATGAAGCGATAATATCTAATTTACAAGAAATTGAAGGAGATATCCTCGGAAAAGCTATTTCTAATAATTTATTTAAAGTTAATCTTGACACAATCGTTAAAGTATCAACCGACTTTGCTACACAAAAGAAACAAATATTTGAGAAAAGGAAGGACGATAAGAAATTTGAAATTACAACTAAGATAACTATTGCACGTCAGTTATATGATGGAATTGTAAAGTTAAGGGCTGAAGAAAAAATTCTTAAAGATCAACAACAAACTTTTGATGCTCTTTATAGAGAATTTATAAAACGCCAAAAGGAGGGATTTGTTGCCTTCCTGGATGCTATATCAAGGGAAATCAATGATCTGTATTTATTCATGAACAAGGATGAAAAAGTTGATGAAATCCAGCTTATTCCTATAGGTGTTGGAGATGATTTTGATGGAATAACATATCAATTTAAATTCCACGGGGATGTGGTTACGCCACCTGACAAGTATTTAAGCGAATCTCATTTGAACTGTCTTGGCATCTGTTTATTCTTGACTTCGGTCAAAGCCTTCAATAAGAGGAATAAGTTCTTTATTCTTGACGATGTGATTTCAAGCTTTGACAAAAATCATCGTATTCGATTCGCTAATTTATTAGTTGAAAAGTTCGCTGATTATCAAATACTGCTTTTAACACATGAGGAAGATTGGTTTGAATTTATTGCCCGTATGGTCAAAGGCAAGGGTTGGAAGATTCATAATATCAAGTGGGAGGTAAACCAAGGGGCTTCAATAGAAATTCCATTGACAGACGTTAAGGCTAAGATAGAACACAAATTAACAAATAAAGATAAAGATGGATTAGGTAACCTCATCAGAAAATACCTCGAAGGAATTCTGAAGGATATTTCCTATTCACTTGAGGTTAGTGTGAAATTTCGATTCAATGACAAAAATGAAAGCAGAATGTCAAATGAACTACTATCTGAAATTAGAAGCCATATCAATAAAAAGCTACCTGAAATTAAAGAACATCCAATATTTGGTAGGCTTGAGGCATCTAATTTTTTAGGAAATAAGACATCCCACGACAATGATTTTCAGGAATCCATTCCAGATTTACAAGCCTTTTATGATGATGTCATTGCACTTGAAGCCCTGTTTATATGTGATAAGTGTAAAAAACTCGTAGCCGTTACATACTTAGATACAGTTAATGGTAAAATCCGGTGTTCATGTGGAAATATTAATTATAATTGTAGATAG
- a CDS encoding SurA N-terminal domain-containing protein translates to MIKFMHKHAKFFYVFFFLIIISFIFFYVGPIDKSSSVALIEIGNKKIYSEEYWRVYDNIRNYYSSVLKEKFNSEMEKTLNLKKIALDAIVEHEFMLEAARMLGISVSDGELSQGILNDPTFSRDGAFRQDIYMRYIELNRMTPAYFEAKKREDIIVSKVRALIELSAGKLEEPSIDIKSEDKAKLLEQIFANMDRERKAKLVKSYIDGLKKVVHFKVREDLIG, encoded by the coding sequence ATGATAAAATTTATGCACAAACATGCCAAATTCTTTTATGTATTTTTCTTTTTGATTATTATATCTTTTATATTTTTCTATGTGGGACCGATAGATAAATCAAGCTCTGTGGCACTTATTGAAATCGGTAATAAGAAAATCTATTCTGAAGAGTACTGGAGGGTTTACGACAATATAAGAAACTATTATTCAAGCGTTCTCAAAGAGAAATTCAACTCTGAGATGGAAAAAACGTTAAATCTTAAGAAGATAGCGCTTGATGCCATAGTTGAGCACGAATTTATGCTTGAGGCTGCAAGGATGCTTGGAATCAGCGTATCGGACGGCGAGTTAAGCCAGGGGATATTAAATGACCCGACTTTTTCACGGGATGGGGCTTTCAGACAGGATATTTACATGAGATACATTGAACTAAACCGTATGACGCCTGCGTATTTTGAAGCTAAGAAGAGAGAGGATATCATAGTCTCTAAGGTAAGAGCACTTATTGAGCTCTCGGCAGGTAAACTTGAGGAACCCTCGATAGACATAAAATCAGAAGACAAGGCGAAACTTCTTGAGCAGATATTTGCCAACATGGACAGGGAAAGAAAAGCAAAGCTCGTAAAATCATACATTGACGGATTAAAGAAAGTGGTTCATTTCAAAGTCAGAGAAGATTTAATCGGATAA
- a CDS encoding NUDIX hydrolase produces the protein MTSALSMTNLSKTNKSPVPTVDIIIRYQGGIVLIKRKNEPHGWALPGGFVDYGESLESAAQREAKEETGLDVSLLSQFHTYSGPERDKRLHTITTVYVAEAQGQAKAGDDAADYGVFTQSSLPFPIVFDHKGIIEDYFNQRY, from the coding sequence ATGACGTCAGCGTTAAGTATGACGAACCTCAGCAAGACCAATAAGTCCCCTGTACCAACGGTTGACATAATCATAAGGTATCAGGGAGGGATTGTGCTGATTAAAAGAAAGAACGAACCCCATGGGTGGGCACTGCCCGGAGGGTTCGTAGATTACGGGGAATCTCTTGAGAGTGCTGCACAGAGAGAGGCTAAGGAGGAAACAGGTCTTGATGTAAGTCTCCTCAGCCAGTTTCATACGTATTCCGGCCCGGAAAGAGACAAGAGACTGCACACCATAACCACAGTGTATGTGGCTGAGGCTCAGGGGCAGGCTAAGGCCGGTGATGACGCCGCCGATTATGGCGTATTTACTCAATCATCACTGCCCTTCCCGATAGTGTTTGACCACAAGGGAATTATTGAGGACTATTTCAATCAGAGATATTAG
- the hfq gene encoding RNA chaperone Hfq — protein sequence MGGVKTTSLQDAFLNQLRKDKMPVVVYLTNGVRLKGTVKAFDNFVIILKDARQQLIYKHSISSIVPEDDVSVKYDEPQQDQ from the coding sequence ATGGGTGGCGTAAAAACGACAAGCCTGCAGGATGCTTTCCTTAATCAGTTAAGGAAAGATAAGATGCCAGTTGTGGTGTATTTGACAAACGGCGTGAGGCTAAAGGGAACAGTTAAGGCGTTTGATAACTTTGTTATAATATTGAAAGACGCCAGGCAGCAGTTGATCTATAAACATTCCATCTCATCTATAGTACCGGAAGATGACGTCAGCGTTAAGTATGACGAACCTCAGCAAGACCAATAA
- the miaA gene encoding tRNA (adenosine(37)-N6)-dimethylallyltransferase MiaA: MKAYVVMGPTCVGKSDSSALLAGTLGSEIISADSMQVYKYMNIGTAKPSAETLKSVPHHMIDIVLPTSEFSAGRFVTEAAPIVEGLCSLGKTPVITGGTGLYIRALSEGLFNGPEANWQLRQQLINAENESEGCLYDLLSHFDPVTAVKTKRGDKRRIVRALEVTLTLGLPISEAHQRTAGAVNCSFVKVCLSRERTELYAMIEQRVDTMIKDGLFEEARALFDMPLSRTPLQAIGYKEAFSHFRAEVSFDEAVSNIKQATRRYAKRQLTWFRAEKDIKWLDVTGIFDPKKIHDKIISLLSIN; the protein is encoded by the coding sequence TTGAAAGCATATGTTGTCATGGGCCCTACGTGTGTAGGTAAAAGCGACTCCTCGGCATTGCTTGCGGGTACGCTGGGCAGTGAAATCATAAGTGCTGATTCTATGCAAGTCTATAAGTATATGAATATCGGTACGGCTAAACCCTCAGCCGAGACATTAAAAAGCGTGCCACACCACATGATAGACATAGTTTTACCAACGTCAGAGTTTAGCGCCGGCAGGTTTGTTACAGAGGCGGCTCCTATAGTGGAGGGGCTTTGCAGCTTAGGTAAAACTCCGGTTATAACTGGAGGCACAGGGCTGTACATCAGGGCACTGTCAGAAGGACTTTTTAACGGCCCTGAGGCTAATTGGCAATTACGGCAGCAACTAATAAATGCTGAGAACGAATCTGAGGGCTGTTTGTATGATCTGCTTAGCCATTTTGACCCCGTCACTGCAGTAAAGACTAAACGAGGTGATAAGAGGCGTATAGTACGGGCTCTTGAGGTGACTCTAACGCTTGGGCTGCCTATATCTGAGGCTCATCAGAGGACAGCCGGTGCTGTAAATTGCAGCTTTGTAAAAGTCTGCCTGAGCAGGGAGCGTACAGAGCTCTACGCAATGATAGAACAGAGGGTGGATACGATGATAAAGGACGGGCTTTTTGAGGAGGCGAGGGCACTTTTTGATATGCCTCTTTCACGAACGCCGCTTCAGGCAATAGGGTATAAGGAGGCCTTTTCCCATTTCAGAGCTGAAGTGAGCTTTGATGAGGCTGTATCAAATATAAAACAGGCCACAAGGCGTTATGCAAAACGCCAACTGACGTGGTTTAGGGCGGAAAAAGACATTAAATGGCTTGACGTAACAGGTATTTTTGATCCTAAAAAAATCCACGATAAAATAATTTCGTTATTAAGCATTAATTAG
- the folP gene encoding dihydropteroate synthase, which translates to MKVVLKNHILDLSQKTLIMGVLNVTPDSFSDGGVYFEINRAIEGALQMTQDGADIIDVGGESTRPGSEPVTVYDELKRVIPVIEALSEQLTVPVSVDTYKAEVAAEALNSGAAMVNDISGLRFDKDMAKTVAAGGGAICIMHIMGTPKDMQNNPVYDDLFAQISGFLKEGIDMAVAAGIREDSIVVDPGIGFGKTLNHNLQILKGLSRFKQLGKPVLIGTSRKSFIGRILGGRPAGGRLMGTAATVAVAVCNGASIVRVHDVKEMAEVVAVTDAIGHALV; encoded by the coding sequence TTGAAAGTAGTTCTTAAAAACCACATACTGGATTTATCGCAAAAAACACTCATAATGGGTGTGCTCAACGTAACCCCTGATTCATTTTCAGACGGCGGGGTTTATTTTGAGATAAATCGGGCAATAGAGGGCGCCCTTCAAATGACACAAGACGGTGCAGATATTATAGATGTCGGGGGGGAGTCAACCCGTCCCGGCTCTGAGCCGGTTACAGTCTATGATGAACTCAAACGTGTAATTCCAGTTATAGAGGCACTAAGTGAACAACTTACCGTGCCGGTCTCTGTTGATACGTATAAGGCTGAGGTGGCTGCGGAGGCACTAAACTCAGGGGCCGCTATGGTTAATGACATAAGCGGTCTCAGATTTGACAAGGATATGGCTAAAACTGTAGCCGCAGGCGGCGGAGCAATCTGTATTATGCACATAATGGGTACCCCAAAAGACATGCAAAACAACCCTGTGTATGATGATTTATTTGCACAGATAAGCGGATTTCTGAAAGAGGGAATAGATATGGCGGTAGCTGCCGGCATCAGGGAAGACAGCATTGTGGTTGATCCCGGCATTGGTTTTGGTAAGACCCTCAACCATAATCTTCAGATATTAAAAGGGCTAAGCAGATTTAAGCAACTGGGCAAACCTGTACTTATCGGCACTTCCCGTAAATCTTTTATCGGGCGGATTCTCGGCGGCCGGCCGGCCGGCGGCAGACTTATGGGCACAGCGGCAACCGTGGCTGTTGCCGTTTGTAACGGTGCATCCATAGTAAGAGTGCACGATGTTAAGGAGATGGCAGAGGTGGTGGCGGTAACAGATGCTATAGGACACGCATTGGTTTGA
- the ftsH gene encoding ATP-dependent zinc metalloprotease FtsH, translating to MIVLFNMLSFQKPPQEEMIFSEFLEKLETSALEEVVIRENELNGKLKDGKVFRTYAIEYPDLIKELRAKGVRITVKPPTQNPWYVNFFFSWGPIIFLALIWVFFMRQMQVGGNKAMSFGKSRARLVSDKTNKVTFKDVAGVEEAKNEVQEIIEFLKDPQKFTKLGGRIPRGVLLVGPPGTGKTLLARAIAGEADVPFYSISGSDFVEMFVGVGASRVRDLFEQAKKNAPCLIFIDEIDAVGRHRGAGLGGGHDEREQTLNQLLVEMDGFEGKEGRIVIAATNRPDVLDPALLRPGRFDRQVIVSHPDVKGREEILKVHTKSIPISPDVVLAVIARGTPGFTGADLANLVNEAALLAARDSKETVDMTDFDHAKDKVLMGVERRSMIINDEEKRNTAYHESGHALVAKLTPGTDPVHKVSIIPRGRALGVTQQLPIDDRYTYSKEFLVNTLKVLLGGRAAEELALNHMTTGAGNDLERATELSRKMVTEWGMSDKLGPLTFGKKEEQIFLGREIAKHRDYSERTAELIDEEVQSLVFNAYQESKETLRTNYDMLESMAKLLLEKETIENTEIEQLIDEVKRQRNPNLESSS from the coding sequence ATGATAGTTCTGTTTAATATGTTGAGTTTTCAGAAGCCGCCACAGGAAGAGATGATTTTTTCGGAGTTTTTGGAGAAACTTGAGACCTCTGCGCTGGAAGAGGTCGTTATCAGGGAAAATGAGCTAAACGGCAAGTTAAAAGACGGCAAGGTTTTCCGTACGTATGCCATTGAGTACCCTGATCTGATAAAAGAATTAAGGGCTAAAGGAGTCAGGATAACAGTAAAGCCTCCAACTCAAAACCCGTGGTATGTGAATTTCTTTTTTTCGTGGGGGCCGATAATTTTCCTTGCCCTAATTTGGGTGTTTTTCATGAGGCAGATGCAGGTAGGGGGCAATAAAGCCATGTCATTTGGCAAGTCTCGTGCCCGCCTTGTTTCAGATAAGACCAACAAGGTGACATTTAAGGATGTTGCAGGGGTGGAGGAGGCAAAAAACGAGGTTCAGGAGATAATAGAATTTTTAAAGGATCCTCAGAAATTTACAAAACTGGGCGGTCGAATTCCCCGCGGCGTTTTGCTGGTGGGGCCGCCGGGTACGGGTAAGACCCTTCTTGCCAGAGCAATAGCCGGTGAGGCGGACGTTCCTTTTTACTCTATATCAGGCTCTGATTTTGTGGAAATGTTTGTAGGTGTGGGAGCATCGAGGGTAAGGGATTTATTTGAGCAGGCTAAGAAAAATGCGCCGTGTCTGATATTTATAGACGAAATAGATGCAGTGGGTCGTCACAGAGGAGCAGGGCTGGGTGGAGGGCACGATGAAAGAGAGCAGACTCTTAACCAGCTGCTTGTGGAGATGGACGGATTTGAAGGAAAAGAAGGCCGGATAGTGATAGCCGCAACAAACAGGCCGGACGTGCTTGACCCTGCGCTTTTAAGGCCTGGAAGATTTGACAGACAGGTGATTGTTTCGCACCCGGATGTAAAGGGACGTGAGGAGATACTTAAGGTGCATACAAAATCCATCCCCATATCGCCTGATGTGGTGTTGGCCGTTATCGCAAGGGGTACACCGGGATTTACCGGAGCAGACCTGGCAAACCTGGTAAACGAGGCTGCATTGCTTGCGGCAAGAGATTCAAAAGAAACAGTGGATATGACTGACTTTGACCACGCCAAGGATAAGGTGCTCATGGGGGTGGAAAGAAGAAGCATGATAATCAATGACGAGGAAAAGAGAAATACCGCCTATCATGAATCAGGCCATGCGCTTGTGGCAAAGCTTACCCCCGGGACCGACCCTGTGCACAAGGTCAGCATAATACCTAGGGGGCGCGCACTGGGTGTTACACAGCAGCTTCCCATTGATGACAGATACACGTACTCTAAGGAGTTTTTAGTAAACACACTGAAAGTGCTTCTGGGTGGAAGGGCGGCGGAGGAGCTTGCCCTCAATCACATGACTACAGGGGCCGGCAATGATCTGGAGCGGGCTACCGAGCTGTCAAGAAAAATGGTGACTGAATGGGGCATGTCGGACAAGCTGGGGCCGCTGACATTTGGTAAAAAAGAAGAGCAGATTTTCCTTGGCCGTGAAATAGCAAAACACAGAGACTACAGTGAAAGGACAGCCGAGTTGATAGATGAGGAGGTTCAGTCCCTTGTGTTTAATGCCTACCAGGAAAGCAAGGAAACACTAAGAACAAACTACGATATGCTTGAATCAATGGCAAAATTGCTCCTTGAGAAAGAAACTATCGAAAATACCGAAATAGAACAACTGATAGATGAGGTTAAGCGTCAGAGAAATCCTAACCTTGAAAGTAGTTCTTAA
- a CDS encoding response regulator: protein MIDAEKVKELSAHAKGLSVLYVEDDVHLQKNTVRLLSRFFGKIDTASNGREGLDKFAAGSYDLVITDIRMPVMNGIEMATRIKKIQSTQPIMVTSAHDESQFLIDLININISNFVLKPIDAGKIIDVLKDIVDKIWVRRYENDYKRLLEEAVKDKTRELSDVIELVTSLGNELMQRLVAASEQKDTDTGSHIVRIGLYAECLAREMGMPEDFISSIAFGAQLHDIGKIGIKDSILLKSGPLTHEEFETMKSHTEIGARILAGSKYARIQMAEDIAYCHHEKWDGTGYPRALKGTDIPLEARIVIICDQYDALAMKRPYKPPLEHNEVVRIITEGDGRTLPQHFDPDVLNVFAKVSDNFNQIYELNNSAGL, encoded by the coding sequence ATGATAGATGCAGAAAAGGTTAAAGAATTATCAGCACATGCAAAGGGCTTATCGGTACTGTATGTGGAGGATGACGTCCATCTTCAGAAGAACACAGTAAGACTACTGTCCAGATTTTTCGGAAAAATAGACACGGCGTCAAACGGCAGGGAAGGGTTGGACAAATTCGCCGCCGGTTCCTACGACCTTGTTATAACGGATATCAGAATGCCTGTTATGAACGGCATAGAAATGGCAACACGGATAAAGAAAATTCAAAGTACACAACCCATAATGGTTACCTCAGCCCATGATGAGTCACAGTTTCTTATAGACCTAATAAACATAAATATAAGCAACTTTGTTTTAAAACCCATTGACGCCGGCAAAATCATAGATGTTCTCAAAGACATTGTTGATAAGATTTGGGTTAGAAGATATGAAAATGACTACAAGAGACTCCTTGAGGAAGCGGTAAAGGACAAGACAAGGGAGCTTTCCGATGTTATAGAGCTGGTTACAAGTTTAGGTAACGAGTTAATGCAGCGGCTTGTGGCGGCAAGTGAGCAAAAGGACACAGACACCGGCAGCCACATTGTCAGAATCGGGCTCTACGCCGAGTGCCTTGCAAGGGAAATGGGTATGCCGGAGGACTTTATAAGTTCCATTGCATTTGGCGCCCAGTTGCACGATATAGGGAAAATCGGAATAAAAGACAGCATTCTTTTAAAGTCCGGCCCGCTTACTCACGAGGAGTTTGAGACTATGAAGTCACACACCGAAATTGGAGCTAGAATTCTTGCCGGTTCAAAATACGCAAGAATCCAAATGGCTGAAGATATAGCCTACTGCCACCACGAAAAATGGGACGGTACCGGCTACCCCAGAGCTCTCAAAGGTACTGATATACCACTTGAGGCACGAATTGTCATCATCTGCGACCAGTACGACGCTTTGGCCATGAAACGCCCCTACAAACCACCCCTTGAGCATAATGAAGTTGTCAGAATAATCACGGAAGGTGACGGCAGAACACTCCCTCAGCACTTTGACCCCGATGTTCTGAATGTCTTTGCAAAGGTCTCTGATAATTTCAATCAAATATATGAGCTCAATAACTCCGCCGGTTTGTAG